A portion of the Manihot esculenta cultivar AM560-2 chromosome 2, M.esculenta_v8, whole genome shotgun sequence genome contains these proteins:
- the LOC110610162 gene encoding cyclic nucleotide-gated ion channel 2 isoform X6 has translation MGLASKPSDHCNGGTYDSVLGSTECYACTQVGVPAFHSISCDSATARHPHWQASAGSSLVPIHASATSPKCNPTRVLTCPFGPILDPRSKWVQWWNRVFLIARGVSLAVDPLFFYALTLSLGKGGAPCLYVDEGVAAFFTVARTCLDTVHLWHLWLQFRLAYVSKESLVFGCGKLVWDARAIAAHYVRSLKGFWLDVFVILPFPQAIFWLLLPKLIVQEKIELVLTIVLLTFLFQFLPKLYHSFCLMSRMRKVTGYIFGTIWWGFGLNLIAYLIASHATGGCWYVLATQNVVSCLRKQCERNGNCKLSLSCSMDVCYQFMYPEDKFGNQCGNHSKMIAKPLCLDDEGPFNHGIYTEGLLVVTSNSLAVRILYPIFWGLLNLSTFGNELNPTCNLVEVMFSIFIVLCGFTLFTLMVGNIQVFLSVILAKNKNMQLKRRDIEWWMSRRQLPSNLRRRVRHFDNQRWAIMGGEDDIKWIEELPDGLRRDIKRYICLDLIKKAPLFHNLDDLILDNICDRVKPLIFCKGEKIIREGDPVPRMYFIVRGRVKRSQGLSKGMVGTSVLEPGGFLGDELLSWCLRRPFVNRLPASSATFYCLEPTEAFGLDANHLRYITDHFRYTFASERLKRTLRYHSSNWRTWAAVNIQFAWRRYRMRTGGLVIPVVINGNVENLLRRYASMFMSLRPHDHLE, from the exons ATGGGACTCGCAAGCAAACCTTCTGATCATTGCAATGGTGGTACATACGACAGCGTTTTGGGCTCCACAGAGTGTTATGCTTGTACTCAGGTTGGCGTCCCCGCCTTCCATTCTATCAGCTGTGACAGCGCCACTGCTCGTCACCCCCATTGGCAAGCCTCCGCCGGCTCTTCCCTCGTTCCAATACATGCTAGTGCTACTTCGCCTAAGTGTAACCCGACCCGTGTTCTCACATGCCCTTTTGGGCCCATCCTGGATCCACGTAGCAAGTGGGTCCAGTGGTGGAACCGGGTCTTCTTGATAGCACGTGGTGTTTCTTTGGCTGTTGATCCGCTTTTCTTTTACGCCTTGACGTTATCGTTAGGGAAAGGTGGGGCACCGTGCTTGTACGTGGATGAAGGTGTGGCGGCTTTCTTTACTGTCGCTCGCACGTGTCTAGACACTGTGCACCTCTGGCATTTGTGGTTGCAATTTAGGTTGGCTTATGTGTCAAAGGAATCTCTCGTTTTTGGATGCGGCAAACTCGTGTGGGATGCACGTGCCATAGCTGCGCATTACGTGAGGTCGCTCAAGGGATTCTGGTTGGATGTTTTTGTCATACTCCCGTTTCCTCAG GCAATATTTTGGTTGTTACTGCCAAAATTGATCGTGCAGGAGAAGATTGAGCTGGTATTAACAATAGTATTGCTAACCTTCTTGTTTCAATTCCTCCCTAAGCTCTACCATAGCTTTTGCTTGATGAGCAGAATGCGAAAAGTCACAGGCTACATCTTCGGCACCATTTGGTGGGGTTTTGGTCTTAACCTCATTGCCTACCTGATTGCCTCTCAT GCTACTGGAGGATGCTGGTATGTGCTTGCTACTCAGAATGTAGTGTCCTGCTTGAGGAAACAGTGTGAAAGAAATGGCAACTGCAAGCTCTCTTTGTCATGCTCAATGGATGTTTGTTATCAATTTATGTATCCTGAAGATAAATTTGGAAACCAATGTGGCAATCACTCAAAAATGATTGCAAAGCCCTTGTGCTTGGATGATGAAGGTCCATTTAATCATGGGATCTATACAGAGGGCCTTCTAGTTGTTACCAGCAATTCACTTGCTGTCAGGATACTTTATCCCATCTTTTGGGGCTTGTTGAACCTCAG CACTTTCGGCAATGAACTCAATCCAACCTGTAATTTGGTAGAAGTTATGTTCAGTATATTCATAGTGCTGTGTGGCTTTACTCTCTTCACTTTAATGGTTGGGAACATCCAG GTATTTTTGTCTGTGATCTTGGCAAAGAATAAAAACATGCAGCTGAAGCGCAGAGATATAGAATGGTGGATGAGCAGAAGACAATTGCCATCTAATTTAAGACGAAGAGTTCGCCATTTTGACAACCAAAGATGGGCAATCATGGGAGGAGAAGATGATATTAAATGGATTGAAGAATTGCCTGATGGCCTCCGAAGAGACATCAAGCGGTATATTTGCCTAGACCTCATCAAAAAG GCACCTTTGTTTCACAATTTGGATGATCTTATTCTCGACAACATTTGTGATAGGGTCAAGCCCCTTATCTTCTGCAAAGGCGAAAAG ATAATTAGAGAAGGAGATCCTGTGCCAAGGATGTATTTTATAGTTCGTGGGCGCGTAAAGCGTAGCCAAGGACTTAGTAAAGGCATGGTAGGCACAAGTGTGCTTGAACCTGGAGGCTTTTTAGGTGATGAATTGCTCTCCTGGTGCCTACGTCGCCCATTTGTAAACCGCCTTCCAGCATCATCTGCAACATTTTACTGTCTGGAACCAACAGAAGCATTTGGTCTTGATGCAAACCATCTCAGATACATCACTGATCACTTCAGATACACGTTTGCTAGCGAAAGACTCAAGCGAACCTTGAGATATCACTCATCTAATTGGCGAACATGGGCGGCTGTGAACATACAATTTGCTTGGCGACGATACAGGATGAGAACGGGGGGTCTAGTGATCCCTGTTGTGATAAATGGGAACGTTGAGAATCTTCTTCGGCGATATGCTTCAATGTTCATGTCACTCAGGCCACATGACCACCTTGAATAA